The Dioscorea cayenensis subsp. rotundata cultivar TDr96_F1 chromosome 7, TDr96_F1_v2_PseudoChromosome.rev07_lg8_w22 25.fasta, whole genome shotgun sequence genome includes a region encoding these proteins:
- the LOC120265711 gene encoding probable protein phosphatase 2C 26, producing the protein MVKAMMRLSMPQCCRFLLHCSPARPPIALRRCAISKRSCSASASSHQIRSEVSISFGTHLIPHPSKADKGGEDAFFVSNYNGGVFAIADGVSGWAVRNVNPALFSQELMANASCLVMDHEVNYNPQILLGKAHAATSSIGSATAIVAMLEKNGTLKLANVGDCGLRVLRKGDVIFSTTPQEHYFDCPYQLSSQIIGQTYRDAVVSNVDLLEGDMIVVGSDGLFDNVFDHEIVSTISRFNTAVEAGKFPADLACNHSMDANFDSPYSLEARNKDFDVPFWKKILGKKLIGGKPDDITVIVGQVVSSADVLEPSEAFSRVEIYNY; encoded by the exons ATGGTGAAGGCGATGATGAGGCTAAGCATGCCTCAATGTTGTCgatttcttcttcattgttctCCTGCTCGTCCTCCCATTGCGTTGAGAAGGTGTGCCATTTCTAAGAGAAGTTGTTCCGCTTCGGCTTCAAGCCATCAGATAAG GTCGGAGGTATCTATCTCTTTTGGAACTCATCTCATTCCACATCCAAGTAAG GCTGATAAAGGTGGTGAGGATGCTTTCTTTGTGAGCAATTACAATGGTGGAGTTTTTGCCATTGCTGATGGTGTTTCAGG ATGGGCAGTCCGAAATGTCAATCCTGCACTATTTTCTCAGGAATTAATGGCCAATGCTTCATGTCTAGTCATGGATCATGAG GTCAATTACAATCCCCAAATTCTCTTGGGGAAGGCACATGCTGCAACTTCTTCCATAGGGTCAGCTACTGC CATTGTTGCTATGCTGGAGAAGAATGGGACTTTAAAACTTGCAAATGTTGGAGATTGTGGACTCCGTGTTCTCCGGAAAG GCGATGTGATTTTCTCTACCACACCACAAGAACACTATTTTGATTGCCCCTACCAGTTAAGCTCTCAGATAATTGGACAGACTTACAGAGATGCAGTG GTTTCCAATGTGGATTTACTGGAAGGAGATATGATCGTTGTTGGCTCAGATGGCCTTTTTGATAATGTCTTCGATCATGAAATTGTTTCCACAATATCCAGATTCAACACTGCAGTAGAAGCCGGTAAGTTTCCCG CTGATCTTGCATGCAATCATTCAATGGATGCTAACTTCGATTCACCCTACTCCCTCGAAGCCAGAAACAA GGACTTTGATGTGCCGTTCTGGAAGAAAATACTCGGAAAGAAACTTATCG GTGGTAAACCAGATGATATTACTGTGATTGTGGGCCAAGTGGTGAGTTCAGCTGATGTTTTGGAACCATCAGAAGCCTTTTCAAGGGTAGAAATTTATAACTATTAA
- the LOC120265710 gene encoding uncharacterized protein LOC120265710, whose translation MAATSNGYHQDSDVDSDGSVDDAYYHPISADSDDGGDLENEYPSSSVLQTNAPDPNNGYLDGSDLLHHYAQSGVAGLDLNGGGDGESDEEEEMDREREASISRAFREDESRRSAPLTEENAARVLEAMRGVVFPGVVPNWAGEIAEERWVDQLRQLRGEPAP comes from the exons ATGGCGGCGACCTCCAATGGCTATCATCAAG ACTCCGATGTCGACTCAGATGGTAGTGTCGATGATGCCTACTACCATCCTATCTCCGCTGACTCTGACGATGGCGGAGATCTTGAGAATGAATACCCATCCTCTTCCGTCTTGCAAACTAATGCCCCTGATCCCAACAATGGATATCTAGACGGTAGCGATCTATTGCATCATTACGCCCAGAGTGGAGTTGCGGGTTTGGACTTGAATGGAGGAGGAGATGGGGAATCGGATGAAGAGGAGGAGATGGATAGGGAGAGGGAGGCGTCGATCTCGAGGGCGTTCCGGGAGGATGAGAGCCGGAGGAGTGCTCCTCTGACGGAGGAGAACGCGGCGAGGGTACTGGAGGCGATGAGAGGGGTGGTGTTCCCGGGGGTGGTTCCGAATTGGGCTGGTGAGATTGCTGAGGAACGGTGGGTGGATCAGCTCCGGCAACTGCGAGGTGAACCAGCTCCCTAG
- the LOC120265825 gene encoding DEAD-box ATP-dependent RNA helicase 18, with amino-acid sequence MADEGPSNQALTGTRFSELKPALSQPVLDALSTGGFHFCTPVQAATIPLLCSHKDVAVDAATGSGKTLAFVVPLVEIIRACPAPKPHQVMGMIISPTRELSLQIYNVARPFIMTMPKVKTMLLVGGVDVRADMKRIEEEGVNVLIGTPGRLHDIMERADILDFRSLEVLILDEADRLLDMGFQKQVTSVISRLPKLRRTGLFSATQTEAVEELSRAGLRNPVRVEVRAEAKPVGMAASLETTSAKTPSGLQIEYLICEADKKSSQLVHFLLKNKSEKIIVYFMTCASVDYWGVVLPQITALKDCSIKSLHGRMKQSVREKALAAFTELSSGVLLCTDVAARGLDIPGVDWILQYDPPQDPNVFIHRVGRTARIGRQGRAIVFLLPKEDAYVEFLRLRRVPLQERVYTDDAMDVIPLVRAAGKEDRDVMEKGLKAFVSYFRAYKEHHCSYIFRWKELEIGKLAMGYGLLQIPSIPEVKHHSLSVEGFLPVNNVCVTEIKYKDRAREKQRQKNLLRKKENESLKHKSERVKQVLDSADTMARKKTGRQRRATQTKEDNDELEKEYRLLKKLKRGAIDESEYEKLMGLGNFSEENNLSEDEGDIPSVKNTMGHKKTLKFKRGKGRKHEGKQSKIGFKKRNVRARK; translated from the exons ATGGCGGACGAGGGGCCATCGAACCAGGCGCTCACCGGCACACGCTTCTCCGAGCTGAAGCCAGCTCTCTCTCAGCCTGTGCTTGATGCCCTCTCTACCGGAGGCTTCCACTTCTGTACTCCGGTTCAAGCGGCGACCATTCCGTTGCTATGCAGCCACAAAGATGTTGCTGTTGATGCCGCCACCGGGTCTGGGAAAACCCTAGCTTTTGTCGTCCCTCTCGTTGAGATCATCCGTGCATGCCCTGCCCCCAAACCTCACCAG GTCATGGGAATGATCATATCTCCAACGAGGGAGTTGTCCTTGCAGATATACAATGTCGCCCGGCCTTTTATAATGACAATGCCGAAAGTTAAGACTATGCTTCTTGTTGGAGGAGTTGATGTAAGAGCTGACATGAAGAGAATAGAGGAGGAGGGTGTGAATGTACTTATTGGTACCCCTGGGCGGCTGCATGATATAATGGAACGGGCTGATATTCTGGATTTCCGGAGTCTTGAG GTTCTTATTCTAGATGAGGCTGATCGACTTTTGGACATGGGATTTCAAAAGCAAGTTACTTCTGTTATATCTCGTTTACCAAAGCTTCGCAGGACAGGGCTTTTCTCTGCTACTCAGACTGAAGCAGTGGAAGAACTTTCCAGGGCTGGATTAAGAAACCCTGTTAGGGTTGAAGTCCGGGCTGAAGCTAAACCAGTGGGTATGGCAGCATCACTTGAAACGACCTCTGCCAAGACTCCTTCAGGCCTCCAAATTGAG TACTTGATATGTGAAGCAGATAAGAAATCTTCACAGCTTGTTCACTTCTTACTGAAGAACAAATCCGAAAAGATAATTGT TTACTTCATGACATGTGCGTCTGTTGACTATTGGGGGGTTGTCCTTCCACAAATCACCGCTCTTAAGGATTGTTCAATTAAATCTCTTCATGGAAGAATGAAACAG AGTGTGAGGGAGAAAGCACTAGCAGCTTTTACAGAACTGTCCAGTGGTGTTCTTCTATGTACTGATGTAGCAGCAAGGGGACTTGACATACCAGGTGTGGACTGGATTTTGCAG TATGATCCCCCTCAGGATCCAAATGTATTCATTCATAGAGTTGGCCGGACTGCACGAATAGGCAGGCAAGGAAGAGCCATTGTTTTCCTCTTACCTAAG GAGGATGCTTATGTGGAGTTCTTGCGTCTAAGAAGGGTACCACTTCAAGAAAGGGTATATACAGATGATGCTATGGATGTTATTCCCTTG GTAAGAGCTGCCGGAAAGGAAGACCGTGATGTCATGGAGAAGGGGCTTAAAGCATTTGTGTCATATTTTCGTGCATACAAGGAGCACCACTGCTCTTACATATTCAG GTGGAAAGAACTAGAGATTGGAAAACTTGCCATGGGTTATGGTTTATTGCAAATCCCGTCAATTCCTGAGGTCAAGCATCATTCCCTCTCAGTTGAGGGATTCTTACCAGTAAATAATGTTTGTGTTACTGAAATCAAGTACAA GGACAGAGCCCGGGAGAAGCAACGTCAGAAGAATTTgctaagaaagaaagaaaatgaaagccTCAAACACAAGTCAGAGAGAGTTAAACAGGTTTTGGATTCCGCTGATACCATGGCAAGAAAGAAAACAGGCCGGCAGCGTCGTGCTACTCAGACAAAAGAGGACAATGATGAACTGGAGAAGGAATATCGCCTGCTGAAAAAGCTAAAGCGAGGTGCAATCGATGAAAGTGAATATGAAAAGCTCATGGGTTTGGGAAACTTCTCTGAAGAGAATAACTTGTCAGAAGATGAAGGTGATATACCAAGTGTGAAAAATACCATGGGTCACAAAAAAACACTAAAGTTTAAGCGAGGAAAAGGAAGGAAACATGAAGGTAAACAATCAAAGATTGGTTTCAAGAAAAGGAATGTGAGAGCACGGAAGTAA
- the LOC120265304 gene encoding receptor-like protein EIX1, translating to MAYHSLFFSFVILVISALPPCYVQSISSIETERIALLSIKASIQQSNNQNLFFSSWTGHDYCTWKGVSCNHESKHVIKLDLHQYPSDRYYDYSAPASKLNSSLIQLHHLKHLDLSLNNFNDSHIPDFIGSLANLEYLNLTNTGFIGIIPYAFGNLSCLQYLDLSSSYLPILQANGLHWLSGMSSLQHLDMSGVDLSKVHGWLHDINMLPSLLVLKLSDAQLQPTDIHDATLLRHLNFTSLRVLDLSQNHDLHITLPQWLFNLTSLVYLDLSACFLYGKLPVIIGSLSGLRVLSLSENHLGGAFPESLGNLGSLERLDLSQNELNGSIPESLSNLTNLLHFDLSYNRIGKLPKSIGRLQKLQKFNLSSNQVQGWMPASIGDLQSLQYLDFSMNMITGAIPESFGNLTLLQHFDGSGGNNLSGKLPEAIGNLVRLQFLDLSENSISRKLPESLGNLSQLQQFKMQGNGITGGLPESIGKLSSLGELDLSNNNINGTLPKGMGNLCKLQCLNFARNSISGGIDDLVDGLSKCRENKNGSASKSREGLKILSLLGNKLNGTIPERIGQLSKLNALHLAANSLVGVLTESHFANLVNLEVLHFSYNSLQLNISENWKPPFECIFIAMTSCKVGPTFPTWLKTQMRLNLLCLSNAGVSGNIPGWFWNLSNFPGFFLNLSNNNLEGRLPTSLKNHRFNIIDLSSNKFEGPLPELDPTALFVIDLSNNSFSGSIPSYFAAATLIQVFSLSDNHISGNIPSFFCNLTSMTLFDVSNNDMSGELPNCRNLTSALEIIDLSDNNFVGKIPDGLVSFTNLRSLHLRNNGFSGNLPLSLKMANKLVILDIGENKLSGSIPTWIGDSLSSLIVLCLRSNLFEGVIPKQLSKLSSLQILDLAHNNLSGCIPHSFGDFKAMVVTNYNKWWSLFFLTSRGKAFSGPISWTNTFMHLESLLINAKGLQMDYSMVLSLVTMIDLSKNKLSCELPEELTKLHGLHFLNLSHNLFTGKIPESISDMEQLESLDLSINNFSGVIPPSISALNFLSHLNLSHNKLSGKIPSGNQLQTLDASGFFYNDGLCGFPLSDCTNETPSLGSLDGGHQDGNREWFDNLWLYIGLASGFIVGFWMFISFIMIKKSRRISYFQSIDRVNDWIYVKLVLQSKRLKLILTRRN from the coding sequence ATGGCTTATCACTCATTGTTTTTTTCGTTTGTTATCCTTGTTATCTCAGCATTACCTCCTTGTTATGTCCAAAGTATAAGCTCAATTGAAACTGAAAGGATAGCCCTTCTCAGCATCAAAGCAAGCATTCAGCAGAGTAACAACCAAAActtgtttttctcttcttggACTGGCCATGACTATTGCACATGGAAAGGAGTGAGCTGCAACCATGAATCCAAGCATGTCATCAAACTTGATCTCCACCAGTACCCTTCTGATCGCTATTATGATTATTCCGCGCCAGCAAGTAAGTTGAACTCTTCTCTGATTCAACTTCACCATTTAAAGCACTTGGATTTGAGCCTAAATAATTTCAATGACTCCCACATCCCAGACTTCATTGGTTCTCTTGCCAACCTTGAATACCTTAACCTCACTAATACAGGATTCATTGGAATCATTCCTTATGCCTTTGGAAACCTATCATGCTTGCAATATCTTGATCTTAGCTCAAGTTATTTGCCTATTCTACAAGCTAATGGCCTCCACTGGCTCTCTGGAATGAGTTCTTTACAGCATCTTGACATGAGTGGTGTGGACCTCTCAAAAGTCCATGGTTGGCTTCATGACATTAATATGCTCCCTTCTCTACTTGTTTTGAAACTCTCTGATGCTCAACTCCAACCTACTGATATTCATGATGCTACTCTGCTTCGTCATCTCAACTTCACATCTCTTCGCGTGCTTGATCTCTCTCAGAATCATGACCTGCACATCACTCTGCCTCAATGGTTGTTCAATCTCACTAGCCTTGTTTATCTTGATCTTTCTGCTTGTTTTCTCTATGGCAAGTTACCTGTCATTATTGGTAGCTTGAGTGGCTTGAGAGTCTTGAGCTTATCAGAGAACCATCTTGGTGGAGCATTTCCAGAGTCCTTGGGAAATCTTGGTAGCTTGGAGAGACTTGATTTGTCACAAAATGAACTCAATGGAAGCATTCCAGAATCTCTGAGCAATCTTACGAATTTATTGCACTTTGATTTGTCTTATAATAGGATTGGAAAGTTGCCCAAGAGCATAGGGAGGCTGCAGAAGTTGCAGAAGTTTAATTTGTCCAGTAACCAAGTTCAGGGATGGATGCCTGCAAGCATTGGTGATCTACAAAGCCTGCAATACTTGGATTTTTCAATGAATATGATCACTGGAGCAATTCCTGAATCCTTCGGCAATCTCACACTTTTGCAACATTTTGATGGGTCTGGAGGTAACAATCTCAGTGGCAAATTGCCCGAAGCTATAGGGAATCTTGTTCGCCTTCAGTTTCTAGATTTGTCCGAAAATTCGATAAGTAGAAAGTTACCGGAGAGTCTTGGAAATCTTAGCCAATTGCAGCAGTTCAAAATGCAGGGCAATGGCATCACGGGGGGATTACCAGAATCTATAGGCAAGCTCTCTAGCTTGGGGGAGCTTGATTTATCCAATAACAACATCAATGGAACATTGCCAAAAGGCATGGGAAACTTATGCAAGTTGCAGTGCTTGAATTTTGCTAGAAATTCTATCAGTGGAGGCATTGATGATCTTGTGGATGGATTGTCTAAATGCAGGGAGAACAAGAATGGTTCTGCTTCAAAAAGTAGAGAGGGTCTCAAAATATTGAGTCTGCTGGGCAACAAGCTGAATGGAACAATTCCAGAGCGCATAGGCCAATTATCTAAACTGAATGCACTGCATCTTGCTGCAAATTCTTTGGTGGGTGTCTTAACTGAATCTCATTTTGCTAATCTAGTAAACTTGGAAGTATTGCACTTCTCCTACAACTCGTTGCAATTGAATATAAGTGAGAATTGGAAGCCTCCTTTTGAATGCATTTTCATCGCCATGACTTCTTGCAAAGTAGGCCCCACTTTTCCCACTTGGCTTAAAACTCAAATGCGATTGAATCTTCTTTGCTTATCAAATGCTGGAGTTTCAGGTAATATCCCTGGATGGTTTTGGAATCTAAGTAACTTTCCTGGGTTTTTTCTGAATCTATCAAATAACAATTTGGAGGGGAGGCTACCAACTTCTTTGAAAAATCACCGTTTCAATATCATTGATTTGAGTTCAAACAAATTTGAAGGCCCATTACCTGAGCTTGATCCCACTGCATTGTTTGTCATCGATCTCAGTAACAACTCATTCTCTGGGTCTATTCCTTCTTACTTTGCAGCTGCTACACTCATTCAAGTTTTCTCTTTATCCGATAATCATATCAGTGGCAACATTCCATCGTTCTTCTGTAACCTTACTAGCATGACGTTGTTTGATGTGTCTAATAATGATATGTCTGGAGAACTTCCCAATTGCAGGAATTTAACATCAGCATTGGAAATTATTGATTTATCTGACAATAATTTTGTTGGCAAAATTCCAGATGGCCTTGTGTCTTTTACCAATCTCCGATCCTTACATTTGAGGAACAATGGCTTCTCTGGAAATCTCCCCTTGTCCTTGAAAATGGCCAACAAGTTGGTCATTCTTGACATTGGTGAAAACAAACTCTCAGGTAGCATACCAACGTGGATCGGAGATAGCCTTTCATCTTTAATAGTGCTTTGCTTGAGATCAAATTTATTTGAAGGCGTCATCCCAAAGCAATTATCAAAACTCTCTTCTCTTCAAATCCTCGACCTTGCACACAACAACCTATCAGGTTGCATTCCTCATTCTTTTGGAGATTTCAAAGCCATGGTAGTCACAAATTACAACAAATGGTGGTCTTTGTTCTTCCTTACAAGTAGAGGTAAGGCTTTCTCAGGACCAATTTCATGGACCAATACATTTATGCACTTGGAATCTCTCTTGATAAATGCAAAGGGCCTACAAATGGATTACTCCATGGTTCTATCACTAGTCACAATGATAGACTTATCAAAGAACAAGCTTTCCTGTGAGTTGCCTGAAGAACTGACCAAACTGCATGGGTTGCATTTCTTGAATCTTTCTCACAACCTTTTCACTGGAAAGATACCAGAAAGCATCAGTGACATGGAACAACTGGAGTCACTTGACCTATCAATCAATAACTTTTCTGGTGTCATTCCTCCAAGCATATCTGCTCTGAATTTTCTCAGTCATCTGAACTTGTCACACAATAAGTTGTCAGGGAAAATTCCATCAGGCAATCAACTTCAGACTTTAGATGCATCGGGTTTCTTTTACAATGATGGTCTTTGTGGATTTCCTCTAAGTGATTGCACTAATGAGACTCCTTCTCTTGGGTCTTTAGATGGAGGACATCAAGATGGAAACCGAGAATGGTTTGATAACTTGTGGCTTTATATAGGCCTTGCATCAGGATTCATTGTTGGCTTTTGGATGTTCATTTCGTTCATCATGAtcaaaaaatcaagaagaatatCTTATTTCCAATCCATAGACAGGGTTAATGATTGGATTTACGTGAAGTTGGTGCTACAGTCCAAGAGACTGAAATTAATACTTACAAGGAGGAACTAA
- the LOC120265765 gene encoding LOW QUALITY PROTEIN: mitoferrin-like (The sequence of the model RefSeq protein was modified relative to this genomic sequence to represent the inferred CDS: deleted 1 base in 1 codon): MATDASPKFRHPELLPAATAATSENLQLSHDGLLFWQYMIAGSIAGLVEHTAMFPVDTLKTRMQAGSLPCHLPFGLRHALASVLRHEGFLGLYRGIGAMGLGAGPAHAVYFSVYEFAKQALSKNNPNNPFAHAASGVLATVASDAVLTPMDTVKQRLQLESSPYRGVGDCVRRVMREEGVRAFYASYRTTVVMNAPFTAVHFATYEAVKRALTEVSPDSANDETLVVHATAGAAAGALAAAVTTPLDVVKTQLQCQGVCGCDRFSTSSIWDLIRTIRRRDGYTGLMRGWKPRMLFHAPAAAICWSTYEASKSFFQRLNNTKNPS, from the exons atGGCCACTGATGCTTCCCCCAAATTCCGCCACCCGGAACTTCTCCCTGCCGCCACTGCTGCCACCTCTGAAAACCTTCAACTTTCCCATGATGGTCTCCTTTTCTGGCAGTATATGATTGCTGGATCTATTGCTGGTCTTGTTGAGCATACTGCTATGTTCCCTGTTGATACTCTCAAGACGAGGATGCAAGCTGGATCTTTGCCTTGTCATCTGCCTTTTGGTCTTCGCCATGCGCTTGCCTCTGTTCTCCGCCATGAAGGTTTTCTTGGTCTTTACCGTGGGATTGGCGCTATGGGTCTTGGTGCTGGCCCTGCCCATGCTGTTTACTTCTCTGTTTATGAGTTTGCTAAGCAGGCGCTCTCTAAGAATAATCCTAATAACCCCTTTGCGCATGCGGCGTCTGGGGTGCTTGCCACGGTGGCTAGCGATGCTGTGCTCACGCCGATGGATACCGTGAAGCAGCGGCTGCAGCTTGAGAGTAGTCCGTATAGAGGGGTG GGTGATTGTGTTAGGAGAGTGATGAGAGAAGAGGGGGTGCGTGCGTTCTATGCGTCTTATCGGACGACGGTGGTGATGAATGCGCCGTTCACGGCGGTGCACTTCGCGACGTATGAGGCGGTGAAGAGAGCGTTGACGGAGGTCTCGCCTGATAGTGCTAATGATGAAACGTTGGTGGTGCATGCCACGGCTGGTGCTGCGGCAGGAGCTCTGGCAGCGGCTGTCACTACTCCTCTTGATGTGGTGAAAACCCAATTGCAGTGTCAG GGTGTCTGTGGTTGTGACCGATTCTCTACCAGCTCAATTTGGGATTTAATACGAACAATAAGAAGGCGTGACGGCTATACCGGACTTATGAGAGGATGGAAGCCCAGGATGCTCTTTCACGCCCCGGCCGCTGCTATTTGCTGGTCAACTTACGAAGCTTCGAAGTCTTTTTTCCAACGACTCAATAATACGAAGAATCCCTCTTGA